aatatttctgatataaaacacttcaatatgatataaaataactgTTCTTAAGTATGCCAGTTAGAATGGTTTCAGTTTTTCATTCCTGTAATTCAATAATAGATTGTTTGTGTCTTATGTATAAGACAAGTTTAAATAAGTTAGAAGATAGAATTTTGATAATCCATCTTCTGTCTAAGTTGATAACATACACCTTTTGCATCAAGTGAGTGATTCATATGGTCAATATTAGCTGGCaatatttccacaaaaaaatTTAACTTCCAAATGGCAATCTGCTGTAAACCCTGACAGACATTCCTACCTTTTCAGCTAATTGAGAATGAGAGGCAGCCGCTTGTTTATACCGTGAAGGCACAATTCTACCTAAAACAAGAAACACATTCATAATTgtcaaattcaaatataatcATTTCTGGTCTCAACATTGTCCAAAGAAGAGTATAAGTAAAGTGCTAAAGTAAACTTATCTTTCTGATGTCCAAGTTATTAGATCACTTAGTTCAAGGACCCGCATGGCCATATATACCAATGATATTGATGTGAGAACTGCTTTTGACAGCCGAGTTCATACTCCATTAATTGATAGTGGATGTTTATAGTCCATTTATTGATAGTGGACTTTGAACATAAACTGTGTCATGTCACAGAGCTCATATTTAGTAAAAGGGAATAGCAATTCAAAATAACTTTTGAATTACATTTATGTTCAAAAAGAGAATAAGAGAATAACCTTGGTTCTGTTTTCACAAATTTTATGACCCATATATACACAGTAATCACCCAATAAAGAGTGACAGGTTTAGTTGCAAGAAAATACCCAGAGTACCCAAAGTCAAATCACAAGGGCAGGATCGGTATACTGATATACCGGTTTATACCAGTATTATACAACGTATTGGTTCCCGATACGGCAACATGCTGCGGTATCACTGTATCgttcaaatattaaaaactaCCATTTTTCACTCCTTTTGACAGAAACTTTCCGTTAAAACTCATTTAATATACCATCCCTGAAAAGGATTTCTGTAGCAAATTCTATTGAGAGGAAGGGTCAAGCTTCAGAGTCACTGAGATACACCAGAAATGCGTGTGCTTAACCACGAATACAACTTAGCAGAGCACATGGCAGCTTGCAGTTGGCATGATGCGCAAACAactattttgttcaaatatgtcTTTAGTTTTCACAATATCAATGACAAttttaacatgaaatataattcaattGTATCGTCAATACGTATCATGTAtcgtttcagtgtattgtccgTATGTAGCGGTTCGGCTGttccaatacccagccctaCAAATCACTGACCTAAAGTTAAGTTCTGGCAACTGTTGTAGTGTTTTCATGTCAGCAACCAAGAGTTTAGGAACTTGTGAAATGCGAGTCACCTTGACCATCTTGCTAATTGGGGGAGATTAGATTATTTGTTCTTTTCTTACCTTTTTTCTTTGCAGATGCTGGCGCTTGTGTAGGTGCTTTCTTTGTTGGATTCCTAAAACCAATATTTTGTAAtcagaaataacaaaatttaatatcaataccTGGTAAATTGTATGTCAAATCAGTGAACTGAGGTATCAAAGAacaataaaatacttttattacATTCATATAATGAAGTTCCATTGTCTTATACCATGTATGAAAAAAGCCCAGCCAAGATATATAACACTGGCTGGTTGGCAGGGCAGACATGGCAAAAATCtcaaaaaacataacaaaaataaacatggGGCCTGCTTACTAATTTATCATAACCCACAGACCccttttatacattgatgttcTGTGTCAGTAAAGTCAGATTTCCCTGTAACAGTTTAGAAAAATTTTAGACTTACAGTTTTGTGGTCTTTTTAGCCTTGATGACATATTCATCCAAAGAGCAAACATCGCTGACATCGCTAACCATAGACTGTGCGTCTTCTCGCTCAGTTTCAACCAACACATCTCGACCAGGATGACCAGCGATAGAGGAAACAGATGAGTCATCAAAGTTAGGCTGAGGGAATGTCTGTCTAATTTGTAAGTCTTGTTCTATCTGTGTCAGCAGAGGAAGACTGGCCATTGGACCCTGGTGGTGCCGCCCAGTGCCATCTGGATTATACAAATtacacagaaaatataattcaaaagtacaaacaaaatattttgctgcCAAACCAAAAGAAAATAGTCTATTCTTCATTCTATGGCTCATTAGTAATACTACATGCTATAACTAATAATAACAGGATGAGAAAGTACTTAAACACTATTGAAACATCAAGTAGATCTAGACACAAAATGCTTAAGCATTAATGGAAATATCCAATGTGCTTTACTAAATAACCATGATCCAAGTATTAGCCAAAATAAGTAACAATTATCCAAGGATTTGTCAAAACATAAGataaaatgagataaaagaATCTGCCCTCACAAACCTGTGTTTGCTTTCTCTCTTATGACGACTGGAGCTTTGCGGCCTGTGTCACGTACAGGCTCTGACAGGGACACAGCACTAGatatagatacatttttgtcaCGAGTCCTATCTCTGGCTTTCTCTGCTGAGGCTCTGGAAAAGAACaggaatgaaaataaattggaCTGACATTTGATacatataccaggtacaatATTGTGAATAAATAGAAACAAGGAGTTAATTTGAATCTTTTGTTGATAAACCAAAAAATGTTTGACTTTTATAGAAGTTCatataattaatcaaattatCTTTTCATAGTGCACTCATGCCTTTAAGCCTAGAGCGCTTAAAAGTTATAACAAAACTTCTTAGGTAtcaaaaatgtaagttgtgTGAAAAACAAACGTCTAAAACAGTCAGCCGTATTTAAACTCTTTCTGAACTCATGATACATAgatctgtcacagtaaacatgcatatgccttcTTTCATCAAATCCACACTATTATGTCCTGACTCACATATTAATGTAAAGACTTTCAAATTCATGTCATACTGGATCATAAGGATACAATGCTGATAGATATTCTAAGCATCATTAAATCCGGGATGGCATGGGGCAATTACATAACATCAACTACTACAGAAGAGGGGTGGGGTGCTTATAGAGAGAGGGGTGCCAATAACCGGGAATATGGTAATACAATGGATTTATTAAGATAAAAGCATGAGCACACATAGTTTTACAATGAACTAGAGAGTTAGTGTTGCTTAGTAAGTTGATTAAATTAATCATTAACAGCTAGTGTCTTATATAGAGGAACGACATGAATGGCTATTTGATATGCAATTTACCAAAAAAGTTATAAGTTGATATGCCACGAGtctttaaatttcaatattaattcatagccatgagtgtaagaaTCTATTGATCAGAAAATATGAGTAAAACACTTAATGtcttctctatatatataaaacagttaaTCCCAGTTGGGACGAGACGCTGCTGTCTAAAGACAATCATGTGGCATCATACATTAACATTGATGTCATAACTAATTGTAACTTcctaatagtgttattacacatgtgtcttctGATATTTGACCTGACTATATGATATGGATGgaccagttatgtgataaatgtgtATAGGAAAGCCTCCcctgtatgcagtgtgttgtgtgtagatgtgtatgttttgggaggctgtagtataatcatggtgtgtcttcttgtaatagTGAGTGCGTTTTGTTGGGATGTCAGAAGTTATGACACTTATTTTTACCTTAAACTGGATTCAATAGCTGATGGTGAGTGGCAGATGATTTTGACGGGTGACCTTTCAAATCCGATTTGAATGTCCACCTCAGATTCATTTGGGTCCTTGGTCTGGCGTGAAGCATCAATCAATAAGACTTCTTGTGGTTTTTGTTTGTGTATCCTCTGGGTCGGAGACTAAAAGATAGAATGAGACCAAAATCACTTTCCAGTCATTAAACTGTTGTATATAACCAACAAGAATATCATGGGTTTACTCAAATCATTTCCTCCGATATAGGTTAGTGTGGTTTAGGAGGATTTGTTAACTTTTAATGATACATACCTGCAgttcactttttttttatttttgtgtttctcaaaattttatttatttataaaaaaatgtgtctGGTTCTATTTTTTAAATCAGAATTAAATTATGATATCAACTAAACAGTTAAGTCTTTTCTATTTAGAACTATCAAGTAACGAACAACGTATATCCAAACTAAGGTACTGGGTAGTCATAGTTGGTAtaagtatacagtgtatactgtacacaACTTTCTCCAAAAACGTAACACAAGCGTACACTGTAAGCCTGCTACATGTTAACTCAAGTCAAATTCTAATTTATCtcaaatgtatgtttttgtgcAAAATTGCCTTCAACTATAATACCTTATATTGCAATGAAAGGTCAATGTCACTATCTGAGAGGTCAAGGTTCATGGCGGGGTTGGAAGGTGCAGGAGACCTGTGTTCAGTGATGCTGGGAGCCATTCTGAattaaacaaaaagaaacaatgaagtGAAGGAAGAACATCTTAATTCAGACATTAATTTGTTATCAGATAATTTTAATTAgtcttgaaatatttttattttacctttgaacTTTAACTGAACAGTGCTCAAACCTGTTGAACTTCAGGATCTAATATAATCTATGCTATATCATATTTTCTTGCACATTACATTAATCATTTATGCAGATTTGGCTAACTTGTTCATAAGGGCTTTTgtgttaaaatttgattgtgCCAAACTTAGGCTGACACAGGTAACTGATACAGTGACTGGTGTGATTGTGCTATATAATCGGCTGGTTTGTAGTATTCGAGAATGCGTGATTACCAGCAGCACAGTGACACTCGTAAAAAatggagatatatatatatatatgtatcacacAAAATTACTGTCTTAGTAACCGGTTGCTAGTGCCAAAGCCTTTCTGTTTTTTGAAAAACAAGTCTGTAACCCATAGAAAATAACTTTCAAACATAAATTCAATAGACAGACAATGAAGATTGAGAAAAAATGAGGTGCATCAATTTGTTACTGTTGTATAAATAATGTGGGTTTTTATAAGAAAacacatgttattttttgtttcatcacaagtaaatcacaTATTCAAATATATCTAATGTATGAGTATACAtcccttttttttttatattgccCTCATATCATCAAGGTTGCATTCACATGTAGCacatttatttagaaatttttcataatttactGGCGTATATTTCAACTTGCAAGGTAATATGGAGATAGCCTTACTCTGACAAACTTAAATAATAGAATTCATCAAAAGATAATAAAGTATTACCTTCGGGGAGTAACTATCACACTCTCAGGCTCCTGACCTGTATGAGTCACCGATGTATCTAGAATCTTCTGCCGCGTAGTTTGTTGTGCTCGATAAGAGCCATTTCTACTTGCTGGTGCATTTTCTAAGAAAAGTGGTTTCATTATTAAAGATATAATAGTTTGATGAATAGATTTAATACATAATaccattttacttttaaaacacttctgatgttttatttaaaataaagaatcATCAAAATGTTATCAGATAACACGAGTGTTTTTGGAAAAATGTTAGCAATGATTTATATTCATTCACCAACCAATCAGAATGTCTGCCAAATTAACCAAGAAAGTCCACAGGTATGAACCAAAAAATATACCCTCTTATGTCTGATTAATATAGTAGGAGCATAAACATTAAGGGTTTTAAGAGAAGTACTTCTTACCTTCAATGCCACTGGCCAAGACTTTCTTTTTGTGACCTTCACTGGCATCAGAAACAAGGCGACCTTGTGTAAGAGGTTTTCTTGAAAAGAAACAGAAAGGTGGTATTATATTAGAGCATGTTTTTTTCCACAATTTTAATGTCAGTTAAGAAATAAAGTTAAGCAATAATAATATGaatatcttttattttgtttcaaatattgttttatagagCAGTCCCAAGTGTACTATTTTTCTATGTTCTTCATGGTATTTTAGTACTTGTCTATACATCATTATTTAGTGTTTTTCTATAGCGCATCTATCTGTTGACAGCTGGTAATTAGATGGGGGACACACTGGGCCCTTAATCTGTGAAGTAATGAATTATCTACGGTCGTAGCACTAATCGTATGCAGGATTCCCTCAATTTTATTgcgccccccccccctattTGAGAGGCATTAATCGCCTTCCATCccattatctataacaaatggctACATCAGTCTGGAAAATCTGCAAGTGTCCACATCTATATTACACACGGTCAACATTTACGTGTGGCTAATCTAATAACTGGAAACCTACAAACAAATATAGAAAATTAttcccgagtgattttcggaggcagtgctccactacgacacatagggaccaattcgtacccggccgaaaggtatagtaggccgggtacgtatgtTCGTTCTAGTAACAGTTATACACGTAACGAACGCAGTTTTTTCGCTAACGTTACATAAGTTTGACAACAATTTTAATAGTATCATGTGTCCGTTCTACTAATCTTTGTCTATATACTGTTTTAACTACTTTTATCACTGAAAGCATGAGAATCGACAATTCTGAAATAACTTAACACCTGTTTTTCCTCTGTACAACATTTTGTTGTGGTGCAGGTCTGTACAGAGATCTTTTCGACGCCATTTTCAATTTCCCCGCCGTGAAGTCTTAGTCACGAAAATGCTTCTTTGAGTATCTGCACCAAACAAGCGTTTCCAAGCACGGGATTAGACGCACCACAACCCTAAGTAATGCAGTCGTTATCAATGAAAGCTAGAATCTAAATGCGTTTTTTTATTTGCTTTCCTCCGACTTTTTCATAAATTTACACTAGATTAtttattcaaatcgcctttcgtccgtcgtccgtccgtaaacaatgattgttaccgctatttctcagaaagtactgaaggaatctgtctcatatttcacatgtaggttccccttagGCACATGCAGTGTCATGCAGATTTTAAGACTGATCGGAAAACCAATATggtcgccaggcagccatcttgaatttttgtAGTAGATGTTTGGTACCGCTATATCCCAAAAAGCACTCTAAGTAAATGATCTGTcgcaaatttcatatataggttcccctagggcacgcggagtgtcatgctgattttgagactgatcggaaaaacaagatgaccaccaggcagccatcttggattatgattgttgaagtttgtgaATATGtatgttaccgctatttctcagaaagtactgaagggatctgtctcaaatttcatatataagttTCCCAAGGGCACACAgagtgtcatgctgattttgagACTGATTGGAAAAACAATATAGCCGCtagacagccatctttgattttgttatttaaagTTTTTGACCGCTGTTTCTGAAAGTACTAGCTTcaaagggattgttctcaaattttcatgtaggttcttctagggccctagtctattgctttttttttaccgattggtaaacaagatggctCACCAcgatcttggattttgatagtttaaagcttgaaaagcagagaaaagaaattttaagtttgaaaagcagaaaatagaagtttaaaaatgaaaagcagagaaaagatccctctttcatttctCAGACATGGAATAatttttggtgggcgccaagatccctctgggatctcttgttgagtTTTTCATGAATAGTACTTCTCTACGAATACCGATTGAGCTCATTTtgtcagaagaaaaaaaatcgcgTTATCAGCGAAACTTTCGCGTAATTACTCGAAACTtttggcgttattacgcgaaaaatacaatatataattacattgttgGAGCCCTCGGAAGCCACATTTTGATTCCGGAAGCCACATGTAATATGGACGAGCAAGAACTTTGTCATCTATACACATGACGTTGTCCGGAATGCTGAAGTTCActtaaaatatatgttgaaacgtcgtttaaatatgaaaactgttttCGTTTTGTTAATGCCAATTAATTTAGATACTGCTTTACAGCTAATTTGCTTTTAATAACTTTCAGGCGTTAAGCTACACTATACTCACGTACCCACGTTCATCCACATActtttcatgtttattttagaaTGTGTTCTGATTACCATTTTGCACATAATTTATAAGAAGCAAATTTTCTCTTTCCTTGTATCTATACTGTTGCTAAACTAACTCCCATGGGTATCTATACTTCCTAACAAATCCAATGATGTACAATGAATTTTATCTAAACGTTCGCATTACTGCTTATGACATCTTATTGTTGAAAATCcaaatgtacaaaacaaaaattccCACTAATCCCATGTTCACGCGGAGGTCGAGGCGATGTATAGCATATGTCCGACTAGGATCACTTTTAGAAACATCAGTTTAAAATTAGTGTTGTGGCGTCATAGTTGCATCgatatttaacttttaaattcCACTATTCAAAACATGTTGAGTTCATCAGGGTAGTGTCTTATGGCCATCCTTTTCCTTGCTAACAAGCACCTCAAAtaatcctattgacatttttcagagaaaattctTATCTAATACCTTTGATTCGTTTTGATGTGCATATAAGTGTTATACTTCCCCGGTAGAATATAAATTAAGACTTCCGATTATGTAAATTGAGGTGGTATAACatcataaatcataaaaaaatattgtttcaaagtttcgcgtaataacgccaaaagtttcgcgtaataaagccaaaagtttcgcgtaataacgccaaaagtttcgcgtaataaaGCCAAAAATTTCGCGTAATTACTCAAAAGAACGCCAAAAGTTTCGCGTTATAACGCAATCTCTCCCAGGGCTCATTGCGATCCCCATATTCATAGgttggttcccgcctcagttacctcccttgcgtacgcttcaatcgcatcccctcggagaaatttTCGTAAATCTCGTAAATATTCCgaaattactccgagatgtcACGCGCGATtggcgtacgcttcactgatcATAaccggagcgcagcctggcggagaatagggaactaagggaagggaacatTCATTGTTAGCCCTGCATGCCTACATATGCGGAGCATTATCGGTATGCCAGGACACCAGGCTAGTTTATAATTATGTCATCGCACGTCGttcgtccgtcaacatttcctttaaaaacactactagtcatagaatcttgcatggattataaccaaattaatttggccacaaacatccttgggtgaaggggaacagaactgaaGTTGTATTAATATTGGCCCTGACCCCCAAGGGgcaggggggaggggggggcggggcccaatagaggaattaaaaagttaaatcctataaatcgctacttgtcatagagttctgcatggggttgtgaccaaatttggccgcaaacatccttaggggaaggggaacagaacttgtattaattttggctctgacccccaagggcaggaggggtggggcctaataggggaattagaggtaaatattcaaattccttccgacaagaaacaatgaacctgtattcagaattTTACTTGGCaatacaaaccaggtgagcgatacaggccctcttggcctcttgtttaacaTTATTTCACCAATGCAACAGTTATGAAagtcaaggccattcatttgatTAAACTTGATGACACCCTGAGATGCTTTATATGAATCATTGCATCTCGTGAGTGTTTGGAATTTGTGAAAGATTACAAAAAGTGGAAGGCAATTAAGTAAAAGATCACAAGTTTTTAGGAAGGAATAAACTAAACAGTTAActcattgaatataaataaagtacagtgtacttttatttatgaaagaaaaaaaacccagaaaaaagaggaaatgtatatatgtagatgtatatggaaatatattgtatatctaatttaaataaaaagtaaatgcACTTGTATGTtagttattatgtatatgtacattatgtatgtgCATTGGCAACATATATCCTCTGAGTTTTTAATCTATGATTAaagatacattgtgtatatgtatctgAATTTCTCTATATCGTTATTGGTCACCATCTTTTCtctttgaaatatgttttcattaatatgtTTTAACACCAAAGTCTTGTTACAGTAACTATCcgttatatgaaatattgatgctGTATGCCTTAGAGAACAGGAAGACACAATTGTGTTGGCAGATTTATTATTCTACTTCAGGTTACTGATGAACAGGACATTAGGGAAGGCCAGAGAAATGAGAGGAGGTGGTAAATGGGGATTTTATGGATTTCCACGGTGTTATAACTACCGTCCCGGACAGGCCTACTGTGCAAACGACACAGTACAATATAACAATGAGTAGGTATTGTTACTAACATTTTGATCACTgatgtaggtcaaaggtcaaactaAGGGTTTTAGTGCCCTAGTTTTAGGTAGTTTAACTACTTAGCCAGTCACAAATGTCACAACAACGGTCAAACGTTGtcataaatacaaattgttatgTAACAGCATAATAGATAGATGTCAGAGGCTTAATTTTGGAACGAGACAAGTGTCATTGCTAAAATCACCATGCAGCTGTAAATCTATAATTTGAAGTtcctttttattcttttattccgatatcggaattagaattctcgatatcagaaattcaattccgatatcggaaattctaattccgatatcggaaattctaattctgatatcggaattagaacaaaaattcttgatatcagaaattctaattctgatatcggaaattctaattccgatatcgaaaattctaattccgatatcgggaattagaaaacaatttCCGATATGGgaaattcaatttccgatatcggaaattcaattcccgatatcggaaattctctCTACTCATTATTTGCATTGCAGATTATACttcatttccgatatcggaaattgaattctcgatatcggaaattgaaataccgatatcggaaattgaaataccgatatcggaaatagaattacccatatcagaatttgttttcttatttccgatatcgaaattagaatttctgatatcaaaaattaatatgaattcccgatatcggatattgaattcccgatatcggaaattagaatttctgatatcggaaattggaataaaaagtaacttggcttgccaaAATCACCATGCAGCTGTAAATCTATAATTTGAAGTTCCAAATGCAGGAATGGTAAAAGGATGATTGTGGTTGGGTGTTACTTTTTATTCATTTCAGTTAGGCTTTATATACATGTGCTAGCTACATTGTGCTAAATTATTCGAGAATAACTGTCCATGCATGTACTTATTTTCagctattcaaatcacctttcgtccgtggtccgtcc
The nucleotide sequence above comes from Argopecten irradians isolate NY chromosome 1, Ai_NY, whole genome shotgun sequence. Encoded proteins:
- the LOC138322765 gene encoding microtubule-associated protein futsch-like, encoding MASKRSLYRPAPQQNVVQRKNRKPLTQGRLVSDASEGHKKKVLASGIEENAPASRNGSYRAQQTTRQKILDTSVTHTGQEPESVIVTPRRMAPSITEHRSPAPSNPAMNLDLSDSDIDLSLQYKSPTQRIHKQKPQEVLLIDASRQTKDPNESEVDIQIGFERSPVKIICHSPSAIESSLRASAEKARDRTRDKNVSISSAVSLSEPVRDTGRKAPVVIREKANTDGTGRHHQGPMASLPLLTQIEQDLQIRQTFPQPNFDDSSVSSIAGHPGRDVLVETEREDAQSMVSDVSDVCSLDEYVIKAKKTTKLNPTKKAPTQAPASAKKKGRIVPSRYKQAAASHSQLAEKSLRQEKSSKGSKSIDVPSRPTSRHTKTKKPATLRITKEKERPCTPDNSQLSTGAKTSTPTMDNSIFPTEIDASAIQADSSILSTGHRSHVIRTPSKDGAKRNLRDIHDPFSQSILSNASVMSDMMDVSDRKQTTRAPKSKWTQRQMDLLYMRYIQWQYLYSKARKCREELEKREMAQMNTLHEELEILRKKNHDLDLRLERQKHVNLVDDQVDHQRQLLGPIVANLPKLSREYESLAHALDTTRHQIPTQGVYLPDDEEQLQRKLEKELATSEQLLGELSVMTRQPLTTVTAMSKALEAMQKGVDAQTHELKQCTEMIAATQSLTIQETSLRIQEMQV